From one Magnolia sinica isolate HGM2019 chromosome 18, MsV1, whole genome shotgun sequence genomic stretch:
- the LOC131232975 gene encoding proteinase inhibitor-like, producing the protein MASECTGKQLFHHAGKNQWPELLNVTGEVAKTTIERENPSVTAYIIDEDAIVIQDFRCDRVWVRVNTYGVVTRIPKIG; encoded by the exons aTGGCATCTGAATGCACTGGTAAGCAATTGTTTCACCATGCAG GTAAAAACCAATGGCCGGAGCTGTTGAATGTAACGGGAGAGGTTGCAAAAACGACGATTGAGAGAGAGAATCCATCAGTAACTGCCTACATCATTGATGAGGATGCGATCGTCATCCAGGACTTTCGCTGTGatagggtttgggttcgggttaacACCTATGGTGTAGTTACGAGGATTCCAAAAATTGGGTAG